In Mustela nigripes isolate SB6536 chromosome 12, MUSNIG.SB6536, whole genome shotgun sequence, one DNA window encodes the following:
- the RNF44 gene encoding RING finger protein 44 isoform X3, translating into MLHPASQQSPFMVDLHEQVHQGPVPLSYTVTTVTTQGFPLPTSQHIPGCSAQQLPACSVMFSGQHYPLCCLPPPLIQACTMQQLPVPYQAYPHLISSDHYILHPPPPAPHPQPAHMAPLGQFVSLQAQHPRMPLQRLDNDVDLRGDQHPLGSFTYSTSAPGPALSPSVPLHYLPHDPLHQELSFGVPYSHVMPRRLSTQRYRLQQPLPPPPPPPPPPPYYPSFLPYFLSMLPMSPTAMGPTISLDLDVDDVEMENYEALLNLAERLGDAKPRGLTKADIEQLPSYRFNPDSHQSEQTLCVVCFSDFEARQLLRVLPCNHEFHTKCVDKWLKANRTCPICRADASEVPREAE; encoded by the exons ATGCTGCACCCAGCCTCCCAACAGAGCCCGTTCATGGTTGATCTCCACGAGCAG GTGCACCAGGGACCTGTCCCTCTGTCCTACACAGTCACGACAGTGACGACCCAAGGCTTTCCCTTGCCTACAAGCCAACACATCCCTGGCTGCAGTGCCCAGCAGCTCCCAGCATGCTCCGTGATGTTCAGCGGGCAGCACTAccccctctgctgcctcccaccCCCG CTGATCCAGGCGTGTACCATGCAGCAGCTCCCCGTGCCCTATCAGGCCTACCCTCACCTCATCTCCAGTGACCACTACATCCTGCATCCCCCACCGCCagccccacacccccagcctGCCCACATGGCACCTCTTGGGCAGTTTGTATCGCTGCAGGCCCAGCACCCGCGGATG CCTCTGCAGCGGCTTGACAACGATGTGGACCTGCGGGGGGACCAGCACCCCTTGGGGAGCTTCACCTACTCCAcctctgccccaggcccagccctgtcCCCATCTGTGCCCCTGCACTACCTGCCCCACGATCCACTGCACCAGGAGCTGTCCTTCGGTGTG CCATATTCCCACGTGATGCCACGGAGACTGAGCACTCAGAGATACCGCCTGCAACAGCcgctgcccccaccacccccaccgccacccccgcCACCGTATTACCCCAGCTTCCTGCCCTACTTCCT CTCGATGCTGCCAATGTCACCAACAGCAATGGGGCCCACCATCAGCCTGGATCTCGATGTGGATGACGTGGAGATGGAGAACTATGAG GCCCTCTTGAACCTGGCAGAGCGGCTAGGAGATGCCAAGCCCCGAGGCCTCACCAAAGCAGACATCGAGCAGCTCCCATCGTACCGCTTTAACCCAGACAGCCATCAGTCAGAGCAGACACT GTGTGTTGTCTGCTTCAGTGACTTCGAGGCACGGCAGCTGCTGCGAGTCCTCCCCTGCAACCATGAGTTCCACACCAAGTGTGTTGACAAGTGGTTAAAG GCTAACCGGACGTGTCCCATTTGCCGGGCCGATGCCTCCGAGGTGCCCAGGGAGGCTGAGTGA
- the RNF44 gene encoding RING finger protein 44 isoform X2, with translation MRPWALAVTRWPPSAPVGQRRFSVGPGTTPGQLRGSPSREGPLASLPAQDERLPSQQPPPRPPHLPVEEHRASAPAGRSPRMLHPASQQSPFMVDLHEQVHQGPVPLSYTVTTVTTQGFPLPTSQHIPGCSAQQLPACSVMFSGQHYPLCCLPPPLIQACTMQQLPVPYQAYPHLISSDHYILHPPPPAPHPQPAHMAPLGQFVSLQAQHPRMPLQRLDNDVDLRGDQHPLGSFTYSTSAPGPALSPSVPLHYLPHDPLHQELSFGVPYSHVMPRRLSTQRYRLQQPLPPPPPPPPPPPYYPSFLPYFLSMLPMSPTAMGPTISLDLDVDDVEMENYEALLNLAERLGDAKPRGLTKADIEQLPSYRFNPDSHQSEQTLCVVCFSDFEARQLLRVLPCNHEFHTKCVDKWLKANRTCPICRADASEVPREAE, from the exons ATGCGACCATGGGCTCTGGCAGTGACTAGGTGGCCACCCTCTGCCCCTGTGGGTCAGCGGCGATTCTCTGTAGGACCCGGCACTACCCCGGGCCAGCTCCGGGGAAG CCCCAGCCGCGAGGGCCCCCTGGCCAGCCTGCCTGCCCAGGATGAGCGCTTACCCTCCCAGCAGCCACCACCCCGACCACCACACCTCCCTGTAGAGGAGCACCGAGCCTCGGCTCCTGCCGGCAGGAGCCCCCGAATGCTGCACCCAGCCTCCCAACAGAGCCCGTTCATGGTTGATCTCCACGAGCAG GTGCACCAGGGACCTGTCCCTCTGTCCTACACAGTCACGACAGTGACGACCCAAGGCTTTCCCTTGCCTACAAGCCAACACATCCCTGGCTGCAGTGCCCAGCAGCTCCCAGCATGCTCCGTGATGTTCAGCGGGCAGCACTAccccctctgctgcctcccaccCCCG CTGATCCAGGCGTGTACCATGCAGCAGCTCCCCGTGCCCTATCAGGCCTACCCTCACCTCATCTCCAGTGACCACTACATCCTGCATCCCCCACCGCCagccccacacccccagcctGCCCACATGGCACCTCTTGGGCAGTTTGTATCGCTGCAGGCCCAGCACCCGCGGATG CCTCTGCAGCGGCTTGACAACGATGTGGACCTGCGGGGGGACCAGCACCCCTTGGGGAGCTTCACCTACTCCAcctctgccccaggcccagccctgtcCCCATCTGTGCCCCTGCACTACCTGCCCCACGATCCACTGCACCAGGAGCTGTCCTTCGGTGTG CCATATTCCCACGTGATGCCACGGAGACTGAGCACTCAGAGATACCGCCTGCAACAGCcgctgcccccaccacccccaccgccacccccgcCACCGTATTACCCCAGCTTCCTGCCCTACTTCCT CTCGATGCTGCCAATGTCACCAACAGCAATGGGGCCCACCATCAGCCTGGATCTCGATGTGGATGACGTGGAGATGGAGAACTATGAG GCCCTCTTGAACCTGGCAGAGCGGCTAGGAGATGCCAAGCCCCGAGGCCTCACCAAAGCAGACATCGAGCAGCTCCCATCGTACCGCTTTAACCCAGACAGCCATCAGTCAGAGCAGACACT GTGTGTTGTCTGCTTCAGTGACTTCGAGGCACGGCAGCTGCTGCGAGTCCTCCCCTGCAACCATGAGTTCCACACCAAGTGTGTTGACAAGTGGTTAAAG GCTAACCGGACGTGTCCCATTTGCCGGGCCGATGCCTCCGAGGTGCCCAGGGAGGCTGAGTGA
- the RNF44 gene encoding RING finger protein 44 isoform X1, translated as MRPWALAVTRWPPSAPVGQRRFSVGPGTTPGQLRGSPTGASSLWCSPSREGPLASLPAQDERLPSQQPPPRPPHLPVEEHRASAPAGRSPRMLHPASQQSPFMVDLHEQVHQGPVPLSYTVTTVTTQGFPLPTSQHIPGCSAQQLPACSVMFSGQHYPLCCLPPPLIQACTMQQLPVPYQAYPHLISSDHYILHPPPPAPHPQPAHMAPLGQFVSLQAQHPRMPLQRLDNDVDLRGDQHPLGSFTYSTSAPGPALSPSVPLHYLPHDPLHQELSFGVPYSHVMPRRLSTQRYRLQQPLPPPPPPPPPPPYYPSFLPYFLSMLPMSPTAMGPTISLDLDVDDVEMENYEALLNLAERLGDAKPRGLTKADIEQLPSYRFNPDSHQSEQTLCVVCFSDFEARQLLRVLPCNHEFHTKCVDKWLKANRTCPICRADASEVPREAE; from the exons ATGCGACCATGGGCTCTGGCAGTGACTAGGTGGCCACCCTCTGCCCCTGTGGGTCAGCGGCGATTCTCTGTAGGACCCGGCACTACCCCGGGCCAGCTCCGGGGAAG TCCTACTGGGGCCTCCTCTCTGTGGTGCAGCCCCAGCCGCGAGGGCCCCCTGGCCAGCCTGCCTGCCCAGGATGAGCGCTTACCCTCCCAGCAGCCACCACCCCGACCACCACACCTCCCTGTAGAGGAGCACCGAGCCTCGGCTCCTGCCGGCAGGAGCCCCCGAATGCTGCACCCAGCCTCCCAACAGAGCCCGTTCATGGTTGATCTCCACGAGCAG GTGCACCAGGGACCTGTCCCTCTGTCCTACACAGTCACGACAGTGACGACCCAAGGCTTTCCCTTGCCTACAAGCCAACACATCCCTGGCTGCAGTGCCCAGCAGCTCCCAGCATGCTCCGTGATGTTCAGCGGGCAGCACTAccccctctgctgcctcccaccCCCG CTGATCCAGGCGTGTACCATGCAGCAGCTCCCCGTGCCCTATCAGGCCTACCCTCACCTCATCTCCAGTGACCACTACATCCTGCATCCCCCACCGCCagccccacacccccagcctGCCCACATGGCACCTCTTGGGCAGTTTGTATCGCTGCAGGCCCAGCACCCGCGGATG CCTCTGCAGCGGCTTGACAACGATGTGGACCTGCGGGGGGACCAGCACCCCTTGGGGAGCTTCACCTACTCCAcctctgccccaggcccagccctgtcCCCATCTGTGCCCCTGCACTACCTGCCCCACGATCCACTGCACCAGGAGCTGTCCTTCGGTGTG CCATATTCCCACGTGATGCCACGGAGACTGAGCACTCAGAGATACCGCCTGCAACAGCcgctgcccccaccacccccaccgccacccccgcCACCGTATTACCCCAGCTTCCTGCCCTACTTCCT CTCGATGCTGCCAATGTCACCAACAGCAATGGGGCCCACCATCAGCCTGGATCTCGATGTGGATGACGTGGAGATGGAGAACTATGAG GCCCTCTTGAACCTGGCAGAGCGGCTAGGAGATGCCAAGCCCCGAGGCCTCACCAAAGCAGACATCGAGCAGCTCCCATCGTACCGCTTTAACCCAGACAGCCATCAGTCAGAGCAGACACT GTGTGTTGTCTGCTTCAGTGACTTCGAGGCACGGCAGCTGCTGCGAGTCCTCCCCTGCAACCATGAGTTCCACACCAAGTGTGTTGACAAGTGGTTAAAG GCTAACCGGACGTGTCCCATTTGCCGGGCCGATGCCTCCGAGGTGCCCAGGGAGGCTGAGTGA